CTCATTCTGCCCGGCAAAACCAAAATCACACCCGACCGTAAAAAGATGATTCACTTTTCCGGCGGTGATGTCCGATCGGCGGTCGCCGACCATGACCGCCTGATCGGTGCCGGCGTGTTCGAGGACGAGTCTGACCAGCTGTTCTTTTTTCTCCGTTTTGTATTCGCCGGCGGTGAAGAGCTTGGTGAACAAAGGAGCGATGCCGGTCGTCTCGGCAACCGTCTCGACGTAACGCTTTTCCCCGTTGGAGGCGGTGTAGAGCTTGACGCCTTGGCTGTGGAGCTGTTGCAGCGTCTCTTTGACACCGGGGTAGAGCTCACCTTTGCCTTGCTCCATCAGCCTGATCTCCGCTTGCGCCACCAGCTCGTTGGCCTGGTCGCGCACGTCCATCGAGGCGTTGGGGAGCAGCGTCTCCCAGAGCTCAGGGATCGTCATGCCGAAGCAGGAGATGATGTGCTCCTGGCTCGGTATGTCGCCTTGGTAGATGCCTTTTTCGATCAGTTGATCAAACGCGCTGCGAAACGCGGGCACGGCGACTTTTTCCGTTTGGTAGAGCGTGCCGTCGACGTCGAAGATCATCACTTGTGCGCGCATGGGATCTCCCTCCCTACTTTTTATGTCGTGGAACTGCCGTTTGTTGACTTGGCAGGGCCTGACCCTGTATGATTTTGCTTATTATACCCGAAGGGAAGTGCCGATATGGCTTCAAATAAATATGAGGAGATCGTCCTCGCGGCGGTGAAGCTGTTTGAGAAAAAAGGCTACCACGCGACCTCGGTGCAAGACATCGCCGATGCGGTCGGTCTGCAGAAAGGGTCGCTGTACCACTACATTTCGGGGAAAGAAGATCTGCTGCTCGGTGTTGCCCAGCGGGCGATCACCGAGTTTAACCTGCGGATGGAGCGGATCTTGGCGGAAGCGGTGTCGTCGCAGGAGAAGATGAAGAAGGCGATGGAGATGCACCTCGGGCTGATCACGCATGACGTGCAGCTGTCGACCGTGCTTTTGCGCGAGTCGGTGGCGCTGGGGGAGAAGCCGCAGCAGGTGGTGTTGGAGGCGACCGACCTGTATCTGAACCTCTGGACGCGGCTGATCGAAGAAGGGATCGAGCGCGGCGAATTCCGGCCGGGCCATGCGCGAATGACGGCGCTGGCGGTGCTCGGGGCGTGCAACTGGGTGTACCGCTGGTACCAGGAAGAGGGGGCGCTGAGCGCCGACAAAGTGGCGGAGATCTATGCCGGCGTGTTTTTGGACGGCATCGCAAAAT
This genomic stretch from Tumebacillus sp. BK434 harbors:
- a CDS encoding HAD-IA family hydrolase, producing MRAQVMIFDVDGTLYQTEKVAVPAFRSAFDQLIEKGIYQGDIPSQEHIISCFGMTIPELWETLLPNASMDVRDQANELVAQAEIRLMEQGKGELYPGVKETLQQLHSQGVKLYTASNGEKRYVETVAETTGIAPLFTKLFTAGEYKTEKKEQLVRLVLEHAGTDQAVMVGDRRSDITAGKVNHLFTVGCDFGFAGQNELVEADRIINNFPDLLSKVKEGQDNQR
- a CDS encoding TetR/AcrR family transcriptional regulator, encoding MASNKYEEIVLAAVKLFEKKGYHATSVQDIADAVGLQKGSLYHYISGKEDLLLGVAQRAITEFNLRMERILAEAVSSQEKMKKAMEMHLGLITHDVQLSTVLLRESVALGEKPQQVVLEATDLYLNLWTRLIEEGIERGEFRPGHARMTALAVLGACNWVYRWYQEEGALSADKVAEIYAGVFLDGIAK